TACCACTGAGTTATTCCCGCAGGATATATACCTTCGAAGTGGATCGAAGAACAGGCCGACCGATTTGATCGGCCTGATTATTAACATGGAGCGGGAAACGAGATTTGAACTCGCGACTCCAACCTTGGCAAGGTTGTACTCTACCACTGAGTTATTCCCGCGAAATGGAGGCGGCATCCAGATTTGAACTGGAGAATGGAGGTTTTGCAGACCTCTGCCTTACCACTTGGCTATGCCGCCATTTCTTTTGGAGCGGGAAACGAGATTTGAACTCGCGACTCCAACCTTGGCAAGGTTGTACTCTACCACTGAGTTATTCCCGCTCACGAAAAGCGAAGCAGTTTTTAACTTTCTGTCACCAAACTGTCAACACTTTTTTAAAATTTATTTTTATTTTCATGTTTGCTTTCCTCCCACCATTAAAACCAAAAAATCTAGTTATTCTGGCATCTTTAGGTAAGCAATCGCAAACACATTCTTTCAAAGAACCGACTCATATGTCGTTGAAAGAGTGTTTAGGGCAGGCCAAAACTTTTGTCAACCGTTTTGATTTTTTATTTTTTTATTTTTTTTTATCATCTTCTTTACTTCTGTACCCACTTTAGGCTAATACCATTCATCTTAAAATATGCTAGAGTTGGTTAGGAAAACTCGTAACCCACCTCCTATACACAAAGAGAGGTTATCAATATGGAACAGAAAGATATTGAATACTTCCGCGAAACCCTTAATAAGATGCTTGATGACATTCTTCAGAAGGGGCAGGAAACAATCGAAGACATGACTGAATCAGGGGAGACATATGCAGACCCCGCTGACCGCGCAACTGCTGAGTCCGACCGTGCCTTCACTCTCAGACTCAGGGACAGGGAACGCAAACTAATTAAAAAAATACAGAAGGCCATCCAGCGTATTGATGACGGAGACTTCGGTGTATGTCATGCATGCGGCGAAGATATCTCTGTGCCAAGACTAAAGGCCCGCCCGGTTACAACTCTCTGTATTTCCTGCAAAAGCAAGCAGGAAGAAGAGGAACAGAACCGCGGCGATTAACCCGGATCAACTAAATGGATGCACACTTCTTTCGTGCCCTGACCGGAGAACTTGAGGAAAACCTCAAGGGCCGCAGGGTGGAAAAAATATTTGCCCCCGCTGAGGGAGTGTGGACTTTCACGCTCCAATCAAAGGGTGGCAAAGAATATCTTCTTTTCAGGCCTGCCAAATCGGTGGGCCTGCTCTTTATTTCAAAGGTAAAACCGATCAATCCTGCAAGTCCGCCCGCACAAGTCATGTGGCTGCGCAAGCGACTGGCCGGACGCAGGCTGTTCGAATCCCATCACGACTGGATAAAC
Above is a genomic segment from Maridesulfovibrio sp. containing:
- the dksA gene encoding RNA polymerase-binding protein DksA produces the protein MEQKDIEYFRETLNKMLDDILQKGQETIEDMTESGETYADPADRATAESDRAFTLRLRDRERKLIKKIQKAIQRIDDGDFGVCHACGEDISVPRLKARPVTTLCISCKSKQEEEEQNRGD